A segment of the Pedobacter faecalis genome:
GCATAAAACGTCGTCCGCGAGTTGAAACCTGCGCTGAATGCGATAGTCTGCATATCGCCCCTGCCATAGCTGCCAGAGTTTAATAATCTCTCCGCCTCTTCTGCTCTCAGGCCATTAACATACGAATAGAAATTCATACCGAAACCCTGGTTCAACACCAATGATAGTTCATGGGTACTAATGCCGATCCTATCGGCCAGCATTTTTAGGTTTAATGCCGGATCAAGGTATGGCTTTTCTTGCTCCACGACCAACGCCACGCGCTTTTTCAACAGATCAATTTGTGGCGGGGTCAGGCGCTGCGAATCTGAAGAGGCCTTAGGCTTATGATCTAATAGCGCAACTTCCCTGGGATAAACGATGCGTTGCCGTAGCGCAGCAGAAATAAAATAGAGGGTCAAGCCCAGACAAATGAGATAGAGTATGCTATCCGCGGCTGGCAGACGCCTGAATGCAAGCCACATGACCGCGATTACTACAGGAGCATATACTAAATTACGAAGCCAGCTCAGATCGGATGCCTTATCTGCCAGCAACTGCCGTATTCGCTGCTTGTGGGCATATAACAACCGGAGATTCAGCACGCCATAAACCAGGCCCTGCATGAAAAAGAAATAGCGGACAAAAAATGCTGTCCAGGAAGGGAGATTGTCCTTGCCCGACAAGGTAAAAAAAGCAAACAGCAGGGCCGGCAGAAAATGTAGCGTCAATAATAACGATGGCTTTTTCGATTGAACAAATGAATAAACAGCCATATACAAGCTAGGGAAAATCGCCCAGCGCGACCACTCCGACAGGTAGATCAGGTAAAAATTCGACGAAGTATTTTGTTCAAGCAGCAACTGGATAAACAATAAACTTAAGGCGAGAAAGAAAGCCGCCAGCCATCGGTTAGCCACGCTATTGTTGCGGACTAAGCCCGACAGAAGTAGAAAGGCAGCAAGGAACAAACTTCCGGCACAAATTGATGATATGACTAAAGGGATAGATTGATCCATTGCAGGGGCTTTTGTTAAGATGTAAATATACGACGCTATCCAGACGGAAAGTACGTTTGGATACAGCCGGACAAAAATTTGGGACACAATACTTGTTTTGCAGAAAAACGATCACATGAAATTTTCCTCAAAACTATTGCTTGGCCTGCTGTCGGCATTCTTAGTAGCACTGACTTATCGCCGTCTGGCCTCGAAATATATCAGCGATATCATCCCGCTTCACATCATTCATATCCTGGCTTACCTGCCGCTGCTTACCGCGCTCATCATAGTGTTTATCTGGCAAACCCGTGAAAACAAAGGTCTAAAGCCGAGATATGAATTATGGTTCAGACAGGTGATGGCATTTAGCCTGGGGGTTGATCTGGCAATGTTCGGCCTTCAGAAGCTTCAGAAACTTCAGATGATTGTGCCGCTGGGAAAATTAGACGAGCCATTCTCCAGCTTTTCAGGCTATGACCTGGTTTGGGCATTCTTCCGTTATTCCTATCCCTTCACATCGGTGGTCGCGATCTTGCAGATTGCTTCAGCTGCGCTGATCCTATTTGGGAGAACCCGGTTGTTAGGGTGTCTGATCGCTTTACCTCTTTTGGTATTCATCACGCTCGTGGATTTGTTTTATGCTATGCCGGCAGGCGTACTCTTACACGGCGCCGTATTCTTAACAGCAGTCGTTTATTTTATTTGCACGGATGCTACCCATCTATGGCCGTTGCTCCTGAACAGGTCTCGTCATTCCGTAACTCCGCTAAAGTGGCTATGGCCGGTATTGTTCATCCTGGTGTTGCTGTTCTGCACCATCCGCCTTCGTCACCCCAACAGGCATCCCGAACTCACCGGCAAATACAGGGTAGAACACCTCACAATAAACGGAATAGCTTACCAGGCCAAAAGCTCTACCGACAGTGTATTAACGCATGTTTACCTGGACCTGGACAACGAGGTCGTGTTCAAATGGAACGATTACCGCAGGCAGCGCATAGGGCACTATGCGTTGGATGGCAATCGCATTACCATGAAATGGCAATATCCTGCAAGCGCAACAGGCGCGTTCAAAGGCAATATCAGGCAGCAGGGCGAGCGACTACATCTCGATGGTGTCATGGATGGTCAGCGCTTTACGATGCTCCTGATAAAATGAAATCGCAGTCATCAATAACCGGTTATAATTTGTCTGTTTTCTTGAAAAGCAATTAAACTTGCCGTTCAATTAAACAATCATGGAGAAACAC
Coding sequences within it:
- a CDS encoding helix-turn-helix domain-containing protein, with product MDQSIPLVISSICAGSLFLAAFLLLSGLVRNNSVANRWLAAFFLALSLLFIQLLLEQNTSSNFYLIYLSEWSRWAIFPSLYMAVYSFVQSKKPSLLLTLHFLPALLFAFFTLSGKDNLPSWTAFFVRYFFFMQGLVYGVLNLRLLYAHKQRIRQLLADKASDLSWLRNLVYAPVVIAVMWLAFRRLPAADSILYLICLGLTLYFISAALRQRIVYPREVALLDHKPKASSDSQRLTPPQIDLLKKRVALVVEQEKPYLDPALNLKMLADRIGISTHELSLVLNQGFGMNFYSYVNGLRAEEAERLLNSGSYGRGDMQTIAFSAGFNSRTTFYAAMKKLKQGEKKI